One Thermodesulfovibrio thiophilus DSM 17215 genomic window carries:
- the infA gene encoding translation initiation factor IF-1, with amino-acid sequence MPKEEHIEMQGTIEEALPNAMFRVRLDNGHVILAYVSGKMRMHFIKILPGDKVLVEISPYDLTKGRIIYRFK; translated from the coding sequence ATGCCAAAAGAAGAACATATAGAAATGCAGGGCACCATTGAGGAAGCATTGCCAAATGCTATGTTTCGAGTAAGACTTGACAACGGCCATGTTATACTTGCATACGTATCCGGAAAAATGAGGATGCATTTTATAAAAATTTTACCAGGTGATAAGGTTCTAGTTGAAATATCTCCCTATGATCTTACAAAGGGTAGAATAATTTACAGATTTAAATAG
- the rpmJ gene encoding 50S ribosomal protein L36 yields the protein MKVRASVKRICSKCKVIKRKGVVRVICENPKHKQRQG from the coding sequence TTGAAAGTAAGAGCCTCAGTAAAGAGAATTTGTTCAAAGTGCAAGGTAATTAAAAGAAAGGGAGTTGTAAGAGTTATCTGTGAGAATCCTAAGCATAAACAAAGACAGGGTTAA
- the rpsK gene encoding 30S ribosomal protein S11: MAQKRKGIKKVKKNIPYGIAYVQTSFNNTIITITDSKGNVVAWASSGSCGFKGSRKGTPYAAQIAAETVAKKAIDMGMKQIDVLVKGPGSGRETAIRSLQAAGLEINLIKDITPVPHNGCKPPKRRRV; this comes from the coding sequence ATGGCTCAGAAGAGAAAAGGCATAAAAAAGGTCAAAAAAAATATTCCTTATGGTATAGCTTATGTTCAAACAAGCTTTAATAATACCATTATAACTATTACAGATTCTAAGGGAAATGTTGTTGCATGGGCGTCTTCAGGAAGTTGTGGGTTCAAAGGATCAAGAAAGGGTACTCCTTATGCTGCCCAGATAGCCGCAGAGACAGTTGCAAAGAAAGCTATAGATATGGGAATGAAACAGATAGACGTTTTAGTTAAGGGTCCTGGTTCAGGCAGGGAAACTGCAATAAGATCTTTACAGGCTGCAGGCCTTGAAATCAATTTAATTAAAGACATAACACCTGTGCCTCATAATGGATGCAAACCTCCAAAGAGAAGGAGGGTTTAA
- the rplQ gene encoding 50S ribosomal protein L17, protein MRHRVSGRHFGRTANQRKALLRGLLTSLVKYERIETTVAKAKAVKELVDRLVTFGKKGDLHSRRLALSYLPDKDLVRKLFTEIAPRFAERNGGYVRIVKTGFRVKDSAPMAILEFVDYQKPEKEKKTTD, encoded by the coding sequence ATGAGACATAGAGTTTCTGGAAGACATTTTGGAAGAACAGCCAATCAGAGAAAAGCTCTTTTAAGAGGGCTTTTAACCTCTCTTGTTAAATATGAAAGGATTGAAACAACAGTTGCAAAAGCAAAAGCAGTAAAAGAACTTGTTGACAGACTTGTAACATTTGGAAAAAAGGGAGATCTTCATTCAAGAAGACTTGCATTGAGCTATTTACCGGATAAAGACTTGGTACGAAAGCTTTTTACAGAAATTGCTCCACGCTTTGCAGAAAGAAATGGTGGATATGTCAGGATTGTAAAAACCGGGTTCAGGGTAAAAGATAGTGCACCAATGGCCATATTAGAGTTTGTTGATTATCAAAAGCCAGAAAAAGAAAAGAAAACAACAGATTAA
- the rplT gene encoding 50S ribosomal protein L20, translated as MPRAKGGFKTRRSHKKVLSMAKGYYSGRHRSYKVAAKAVEKALGHSYRDRKLKKRDFRSLWITRINAAVRMFGLTYNQFINGLKKAEISLNRKVLADIAYNDINAFRELVEKVKPFVKSV; from the coding sequence ATGCCAAGAGCAAAAGGTGGATTTAAAACAAGAAGGTCTCATAAAAAAGTTTTATCCATGGCAAAGGGTTATTATAGCGGAAGACATCGTTCTTATAAGGTTGCAGCCAAAGCAGTTGAGAAGGCACTCGGTCATTCATACAGAGACAGAAAACTTAAAAAGAGAGATTTCAGATCTCTGTGGATTACTAGAATTAATGCAGCAGTGAGAATGTTTGGGCTTACGTATAATCAATTTATTAATGGACTGAAAAAAGCAGAGATTTCTCTTAATAGAAAGGTTCTTGCTGACATTGCTTATAATGACATTAATGCTTTCAGAGAACTTGTTGAAAAGGTAAAACCATTTGTAAAATCTGTGTAA
- a CDS encoding DNA-directed RNA polymerase subunit alpha, translating into MNLYNEFQMPKKIEFDQETLTDTYGKLIIEPLERGYGITLGNSLRRVLLSSLDGAAVYAIRINGVVHEFSSIKGVKEDILDIILNVKKLRFKYYAQDTDKKIATIKIKGPADVTAKDIQTDGTYEVLNESQYICSLDQDAMLEMYLYLRTGRGYVSSDAIKDEDLPVDAITIDAIFSPVKKVNFKVEKTRVGELTDYDRLILEIWTDASITPEKAISEASSKLIKHFEHLIFFEESEARNTDIEENSTDIEEVLNFDSLSENIFKPIEDLELSVRAYNCLKSAGINTIAELIQKTEGELLKTKNFGKRSLEEIKEVLAKQGIKLGMRISPDLMQKFKEKVEKGG; encoded by the coding sequence ATGAATTTATATAACGAATTTCAAATGCCGAAAAAAATTGAATTTGATCAGGAAACGCTAACAGACACATATGGAAAACTTATTATAGAGCCCCTTGAACGAGGATACGGAATAACACTGGGAAACTCATTGAGAAGAGTTCTTCTTTCTTCTCTTGATGGTGCAGCAGTTTATGCAATAAGAATAAATGGTGTTGTTCATGAATTTAGCTCTATAAAAGGTGTAAAAGAAGACATTCTGGATATTATTTTAAATGTTAAAAAACTGAGATTTAAATATTATGCACAGGATACTGATAAAAAAATAGCTACCATTAAAATCAAAGGTCCAGCTGATGTTACTGCAAAGGATATTCAAACTGATGGAACTTATGAGGTTTTGAATGAGTCACAGTATATCTGTTCACTGGACCAAGATGCAATGCTGGAAATGTATCTTTACCTGAGAACAGGTAGAGGATATGTGTCTTCAGATGCAATTAAAGATGAAGATTTACCCGTAGATGCCATTACTATTGATGCTATATTTAGCCCTGTTAAAAAAGTGAATTTCAAAGTTGAAAAGACGAGGGTTGGAGAGCTTACTGATTATGATAGGCTTATTTTAGAAATATGGACAGATGCTAGTATAACTCCAGAGAAAGCAATTAGCGAAGCTTCCAGTAAACTGATTAAACACTTTGAACATTTAATATTTTTTGAAGAATCAGAAGCACGGAATACAGATATAGAAGAAAATTCTACTGACATAGAAGAAGTTTTAAATTTTGATTCATTAAGTGAAAATATTTTTAAACCAATCGAAGACCTTGAGTTATCTGTTAGAGCATATAATTGTCTAAAAAGTGCAGGAATAAATACCATTGCTGAACTAATTCAGAAAACAGAAGGAGAACTTCTAAAAACAAAAAATTTTGGTAAACGTTCACTAGAAGAAATAAAAGAGGTTTTAGCAAAACAGGGTATTAAATTAGGAATGAGAATAAGTCCTGATTTGATGCAAAAGTTTAAGGAAAAAGTTGAAAAGGGAGGATAA
- the rpsD gene encoding 30S ribosomal protein S4 — protein MARYRGSLCRLCRRENMKMFLKGTRCYTEKCTFERRKYPPGQHGHNKGKLSDYGLQLREKQKVKRIYGIMEQQFKNYFEKATKMKGVTGENLLKLLERRLDNVIYRMGFAINRRQARQMVRHGFFMINGKKVNIPSYLVRPGDIIDITQAGRELEAIKENLALAEQRGLPVWIEINIEEMKGKFVRLPEKEEIQLPVQEQLIVEFYSK, from the coding sequence ATGGCAAGATATAGAGGATCACTTTGCAGGCTGTGTAGACGAGAAAACATGAAGATGTTTCTCAAAGGTACGAGATGTTATACGGAAAAGTGTACTTTTGAGAGAAGAAAGTATCCACCTGGACAACACGGGCATAATAAAGGCAAATTATCTGATTACGGACTACAGTTAAGAGAAAAACAAAAAGTAAAAAGAATATATGGTATTATGGAACAGCAATTTAAAAATTATTTTGAAAAAGCTACAAAGATGAAAGGTGTCACAGGTGAGAATTTGTTAAAACTACTTGAGAGAAGGCTTGACAATGTGATTTACAGAATGGGATTTGCTATAAACAGAAGACAGGCAAGACAGATGGTAAGGCATGGATTTTTTATGATTAACGGTAAAAAAGTGAATATTCCTTCTTATTTAGTAAGGCCTGGAGATATAATTGATATTACTCAAGCCGGTAGAGAATTGGAGGCAATTAAAGAAAATCTCGCATTGGCTGAACAAAGAGGATTGCCTGTGTGGATAGAGATAAATATTGAAGAGATGAAAGGGAAATTTGTCAGACTTCCAGAAAAAGAAGAAATACAGCTTCCGGTGCAAGAACAGTTAATTGTAGAGTTTTATTCTAAATAA
- the rpsM gene encoding 30S ribosomal protein S13 translates to MARIAGVDIPKNERVEIGLTRIFGIGRSLSDKILKETGVDPNKRVKDLTDEEIVKIRNEIEKNYKVEGELRKEISMNIKRLIDIGCYRGLRHMANLPVRGQRTRTNSRTRKGSKRKVIKKK, encoded by the coding sequence ATGGCGAGAATAGCAGGTGTTGATATACCAAAAAATGAAAGAGTGGAGATAGGATTAACAAGAATTTTTGGTATTGGTCGAAGCCTTTCAGATAAGATTTTAAAAGAAACTGGCGTAGACCCGAATAAAAGAGTAAAAGATCTGACAGATGAAGAAATAGTGAAAATTAGAAATGAAATAGAGAAGAATTATAAAGTCGAAGGTGAACTGCGAAAAGAAATCTCTATGAATATTAAAAGATTAATAGATATAGGTTGTTATAGAGGTTTGAGACATATGGCCAATTTACCTGTAAGAGGCCAGCGAACGAGAACAAATTCTAGGACTCGTAAGGGTTCAAAAAGAAAGGTTATTAAGAAAAAATAA